From a single Sulfurimonas sp. hsl 1-7 genomic region:
- the ftsA gene encoding cell division protein FtsA, whose protein sequence is MSRNVLAIDIGSTKICAITADIADDNSITITGAGTTKAQGLKKGSIVNIELAARSIKTAVEDAKRVSGSTATSAIVSISGAYTKSLNSNGIVNIQSKEISFDEIKRVMHTSLYNANIPNEYEVLHALPYNFKVDDQDFIEDPLGMNASRLEVETHIITTQKSNLNNLKKAVRGAGVEVENIVLNSYASAIAVLNEDEKELGAAVIDMGAETSNIAIYSGNAIRYNEYLGVGSKHVTSDLSMALHTPLNAADKVKLDFGSLLTPSNDLIELPIIGDEHTTHEVSLEVVHNVVFARVEETLMILAQFIENSRLKDQIGAGVVLTGGFSKMEGIRDLAIATFGSVPVRLAKPMEMDGLFEGLLEPEYASAVGLIMFSATPYTPYEIDVNKRVRHSNEEPTSNVKVDFNQSMQESVPVAEQEEETTKMVNLEASKEKKSDEPSVVSKFWNWATQLF, encoded by the coding sequence TTGAGTAGAAATGTTTTAGCCATAGATATTGGCTCGACAAAGATTTGTGCAATTACTGCTGACATAGCAGATGACAACTCTATAACTATCACAGGTGCCGGTACCACTAAAGCGCAAGGTCTGAAAAAGGGAAGTATTGTAAATATTGAACTTGCAGCTCGTAGTATAAAAACAGCTGTTGAAGATGCTAAAAGAGTATCTGGTTCAACTGCAACGAGTGCTATAGTTTCAATATCTGGTGCATATACTAAAAGTTTAAACTCAAACGGGATTGTAAATATCCAATCAAAAGAGATAAGCTTTGATGAGATCAAACGTGTAATGCACACATCGCTTTACAATGCAAATATCCCTAACGAATATGAAGTACTCCATGCACTTCCATATAACTTTAAAGTAGATGATCAAGACTTTATCGAAGATCCACTCGGGATGAATGCATCGCGTCTTGAAGTTGAAACGCATATCATTACTACACAAAAATCAAACCTGAACAACCTGAAAAAAGCGGTTCGCGGTGCGGGTGTTGAAGTTGAAAACATTGTTCTTAACTCATACGCTTCAGCAATTGCCGTTTTAAATGAAGATGAAAAAGAGCTTGGTGCTGCTGTTATCGACATGGGTGCTGAGACAAGTAACATAGCTATCTATTCAGGTAATGCGATCAGATATAACGAATATCTCGGTGTTGGTTCAAAACATGTAACAAGTGACCTTTCAATGGCACTTCATACACCGCTTAATGCAGCAGATAAAGTAAAACTGGACTTTGGTTCACTATTAACTCCAAGCAACGATCTAATTGAATTACCTATTATCGGTGATGAGCATACTACACATGAAGTATCATTAGAAGTTGTACATAATGTAGTTTTTGCAAGAGTTGAAGAGACACTGATGATTCTTGCTCAGTTTATCGAAAACAGTAGACTTAAAGACCAGATCGGTGCAGGTGTAGTCCTTACCGGCGGTTTTTCAAAAATGGAAGGTATTCGTGATCTGGCAATTGCTACTTTTGGCTCTGTCCCTGTGCGTTTAGCAAAACCGATGGAGATGGATGGTCTTTTTGAAGGACTTCTCGAGCCGGAATATGCAAGTGCGGTAGGTCTTATAATGTTTTCAGCTACACCGTATACGCCGTATGAAATTGATGTCAATAAAAGAGTTCGTCATTCAAATGAAGAACCTACATCTAATGTAAAAGTTGATTTTAATCAATCGATGCAAGAGAGTGTACCTGTAGCTGAGCAGGAAGAGGAAACTACTAAGATGGTTAACCTTGAGGCATCAAAAGAGAAAAAGAGTGATGAACCTAGTGTTGTTAGCAAATTTTGGAACTGGGCTACACAGTTATTTTAA
- a CDS encoding peptidylprolyl isomerase, whose amino-acid sequence MITWMQRHKKWLIITIWISTIAFVGAGFVGWGQYNYGDKAGAVAKVGEVEISMGELQKSYSRLYQQYAQMFQGNFDEERAKQFGLQQQALQQLINQALLVNLAQSYNLSINDQELYDQLKQDKNFFNNGVFDKEVYKQVLSQNRLSIAEYEQELRKQLLIQKTISLLNVKTSKNEAKILDTLLSISDKIEYKVLSTEEINIEIKDEDLKSFWLTMQNKFMNEVSYNVKFIKQENVTATYDDATIADHYQDNKNHFKDNDGKILSLEEAKDAVIAELNAAATKKAALRTFVDYKNGKLDKTVTINEAVVSNNKNPFNAEVLQKLSTTAMTKPFIKPINVDGVYYSFELVKVNPATPKTFEQAKSKVLPFYIDQKKKEKILELANNSVAVFKGQKSEFLTMESVGKLASLNDMESAEFLQKLFTSDKKRSFVTLQSGKIVLFNILEQKLLKNSNNDQADVVARLKTSIFSEGLIKTLQNRYKTEIFIQGL is encoded by the coding sequence ATGATTACATGGATGCAAAGACACAAAAAGTGGCTTATAATTACTATCTGGATTTCAACAATCGCATTTGTAGGTGCAGGTTTTGTTGGATGGGGTCAATATAACTACGGTGATAAAGCCGGAGCAGTTGCTAAAGTAGGTGAAGTAGAGATTAGTATGGGTGAACTCCAAAAGTCTTACTCTAGACTCTATCAACAATATGCACAGATGTTCCAAGGTAATTTTGACGAAGAGAGAGCAAAACAGTTTGGACTGCAACAACAAGCATTGCAACAACTAATCAACCAAGCACTTTTAGTGAACCTGGCGCAATCATATAATCTTAGCATCAACGATCAAGAGCTCTACGATCAGCTCAAACAAGATAAAAACTTCTTCAATAATGGTGTATTTGATAAAGAAGTATATAAACAAGTTCTCTCTCAAAACAGACTAAGCATTGCAGAGTATGAACAAGAGTTAAGAAAACAACTTCTTATTCAAAAAACGATCTCTTTACTGAACGTAAAAACAAGTAAAAATGAAGCTAAAATCTTAGACACACTTTTAAGTATTTCAGATAAGATCGAATACAAAGTATTATCTACAGAAGAGATCAATATAGAGATTAAAGATGAGGATCTAAAATCTTTTTGGCTAACAATGCAAAATAAATTTATGAATGAAGTAAGTTACAACGTAAAGTTTATCAAACAAGAAAATGTAACTGCTACATATGATGATGCAACAATTGCTGATCATTACCAAGACAACAAAAACCATTTTAAAGACAACGATGGGAAAATTCTTTCACTTGAAGAAGCGAAAGACGCAGTTATAGCAGAGTTAAATGCGGCAGCTACAAAAAAAGCGGCTTTAAGAACTTTTGTTGATTATAAAAACGGTAAGCTTGATAAAACAGTTACTATCAATGAAGCTGTAGTTTCAAATAACAAAAACCCGTTTAACGCAGAAGTGTTACAAAAACTCTCAACAACAGCTATGACAAAGCCTTTTATCAAACCTATTAACGTAGATGGTGTATATTATAGTTTTGAACTGGTTAAAGTAAATCCTGCGACGCCAAAAACGTTTGAGCAAGCGAAATCAAAAGTTTTACCTTTTTATATCGACCAAAAGAAAAAAGAGAAAATTTTAGAATTAGCTAACAATTCAGTTGCTGTATTCAAAGGGCAAAAATCTGAATTTTTAACAATGGAATCAGTAGGTAAATTAGCTTCGTTAAACGATATGGAAAGTGCTGAATTTTTACAAAAGCTTTTTACTTCAGACAAAAAACGCAGTTTTGTAACTTTACAAAGTGGAAAAATTGTTCTCTTTAACATTTTGGAACAAAAGTTGCTTAAAAATTCAAATAATGATCAAGCTGATGTGGTAGCTAGATTAAAAACTAGTATCTTTAGTGAAGGGTTGATAAAAACTCTACAAAATAGATATAAAACTGAGATATTTATCCAAGGACTCTAA
- a CDS encoding adenosylmethionine--8-amino-7-oxononanoate transaminase, whose amino-acid sequence MKNKELKNRDLEVLWHPCTQMKDHETLPLIPIKKAYGVYLEDFEENKYIDAVSSWWVNIFGHTNKYINSKIKEQLDTLEHVILAGFTHEQVIRLSERLVKLTPKGLDKCFYADNGSSAVEVALKMSYHANLNDGKNKPLFVSLTNSYHGETIGALSVGDVELYKDTYKPLLIQSIQTPVPKDMSIEAAREAADAFEKLCQERSDEISAIILEPLIQGAGYMHMYHPEFLVFVRDICNRYDVHLIADEVMVGFGRTGELFACDVAGISPDFIVLSKGLTGGYLPLSVVLTSNEIYMKFYCDYNEYKAFLHSHSYTGNALACAAANATLDIFENENIIEKNRVLSEHMSRRLQEFETLENVASIRQTGMVCAVELKGYTTEDRIGLKVYDYGLKNGVLLRPLGHVVYFMPPYILTQEECDKMFDIALEAVKSL is encoded by the coding sequence ATGAAGAATAAAGAATTGAAAAATAGAGACCTAGAAGTATTATGGCATCCTTGTACACAGATGAAAGATCACGAGACTTTACCTCTTATACCTATAAAAAAAGCTTATGGAGTATATCTTGAAGATTTTGAAGAAAATAAATACATAGATGCAGTGAGTTCTTGGTGGGTAAATATATTTGGACATACAAATAAATATATAAATTCTAAAATAAAAGAGCAGTTAGATACATTAGAACATGTTATTTTAGCAGGGTTCACACATGAACAGGTGATCAGACTTTCAGAAAGGCTTGTAAAACTTACTCCAAAAGGGCTTGATAAATGTTTCTATGCGGATAACGGTTCATCTGCAGTGGAAGTTGCTTTAAAGATGAGTTACCATGCAAACTTGAATGACGGAAAAAACAAACCGCTGTTTGTATCACTGACAAACTCGTATCACGGTGAGACGATCGGAGCACTGAGTGTCGGAGATGTTGAATTGTATAAAGATACATATAAGCCTCTATTAATTCAATCTATCCAAACGCCTGTACCCAAAGATATGTCGATTGAAGCAGCGCGTGAAGCAGCAGATGCATTTGAAAAATTATGTCAAGAACGTTCTGATGAGATCAGTGCCATTATATTAGAACCTCTTATACAAGGGGCTGGGTATATGCATATGTATCATCCGGAATTTTTAGTGTTTGTACGTGATATCTGTAACCGTTATGATGTTCATCTTATCGCCGATGAAGTTATGGTTGGGTTTGGTAGAACAGGGGAGTTGTTTGCATGTGACGTTGCGGGAATCTCACCTGATTTTATTGTACTTTCAAAAGGATTAACAGGTGGTTATCTACCTTTATCTGTCGTACTCACATCAAATGAAATCTATATGAAGTTCTATTGTGATTATAATGAATATAAAGCTTTCTTACACTCCCATTCATATACCGGAAATGCACTGGCTTGTGCAGCTGCTAATGCAACCTTAGATATATTTGAAAATGAAAATATTATAGAGAAGAACAGAGTACTTAGTGAGCATATGTCAAGACGATTGCAGGAGTTTGAAACACTTGAAAATGTTGCAAGTATTAGACAAACGGGGATGGTGTGTGCCGTAGAACTTAAAGGATATACTACAGAAGACAGGATAGGGTTAAAAGTCTATGATTACGGTTTGAAAAACGGTGTGCTGCTTCGTCCTTTAGGACATGTGGTATATTTCATGCCTCCATATATCCTGACTCAAGAGGAGTGTGACAAGATGTTCGATATAGCACTAGAGGCTGTGAAGTCACTCTAG
- a CDS encoding class II aldolase and adducin N-terminal domain-containing protein, which yields MNKDHLKRKLSSLSLSMFRKDFFGIYHGSLSAKTESGRFLINTKEAVFDDLDENALIELYFKKDYRWHQASIDADIHQNIYSKISDAKFICFSMPQFTTAYSLYHNIISPKDYFGHKVLGNIEIYDPKQFEDWYDRARSEIPYYFQTNNTNIMIIRGYGVYAYNRDIHEMAKKLAILEKSCRLLMLDNNNSIDLELN from the coding sequence ATGAATAAAGATCATCTCAAACGCAAGCTCTCCTCTTTATCTCTTTCTATGTTTAGAAAGGATTTCTTCGGGATCTACCACGGTTCCCTTTCAGCAAAAACTGAATCGGGACGTTTTTTAATAAATACAAAAGAGGCTGTTTTTGATGATCTTGATGAAAATGCATTAATAGAGCTTTATTTTAAAAAAGATTACAGATGGCACCAGGCAAGTATAGATGCCGATATCCATCAAAATATCTACTCAAAAATATCTGATGCAAAATTCATCTGTTTCTCTATGCCACAGTTTACCACTGCATACTCACTCTACCACAACATAATCTCTCCAAAAGATTATTTTGGACACAAAGTACTCGGAAATATTGAAATATACGATCCTAAACAGTTTGAAGACTGGTATGATCGTGCAAGAAGTGAGATCCCTTACTATTTTCAAACAAATAACACTAATATTATGATTATACGCGGATATGGGGTGTATGCTTACAACAGAGATATCCATGAGATGGCAAAAAAACTTGCCATCTTGGAAAAAAGCTGTAGACTATTGATGCTCGATAATAACAATAGTATCGATTTAGAACTAAACTAG
- the dnaJ gene encoding molecular chaperone DnaJ produces the protein MEELSYYEILEISQTADKAEIKKAYRKMAKKYHPDKNPGDDEAEKMFKLCNEAYQCLSDEQQRSIYDRYGKEGLSGMGGGSRSSGGFDDLGAIFEEMFSGFGGGSRSRRRNPADMDKYPLDMNIDMKITFQEAVFGCEKEINYSYKDACGDCNGTGAKDGKLSTCPHCGGQGQVFMKQGFMTFSQTCPHCNGTGSAATERCSTCKGDGYKTVKESISIKVPQGIDSGNRLRVSGKGNIGKRGNRGDLYVTFDVQPDKHFIRDDNDVYIEIPVFFTQAIKGDTLTIPSLTGELELKLEYGTRDKQRYTFRGEGIEDVHGHGKGNLIAVINLQYPSKLNDEQLELLNKLQESFGVESKPHEGVLDSVIDKMKSWFK, from the coding sequence ATGGAAGAGTTAAGCTATTATGAGATTTTAGAAATATCACAAACTGCAGATAAGGCAGAGATCAAAAAAGCTTATAGAAAGATGGCAAAAAAATACCATCCAGATAAAAATCCCGGAGACGATGAAGCGGAAAAAATGTTCAAGCTTTGTAATGAAGCATACCAGTGTTTAAGCGATGAACAACAAAGAAGTATCTATGACAGATACGGTAAAGAGGGTCTTTCTGGGATGGGTGGAGGCTCACGCTCATCTGGCGGCTTTGACGATCTCGGTGCTATCTTTGAAGAGATGTTTAGCGGATTTGGCGGAGGCAGTCGTTCTCGCAGAAGAAACCCGGCCGATATGGACAAATATCCGCTTGATATGAATATAGATATGAAAATAACTTTCCAAGAAGCTGTTTTTGGATGTGAAAAAGAGATCAACTACTCTTATAAAGATGCTTGTGGTGATTGTAACGGCACAGGTGCAAAAGATGGAAAACTTTCAACTTGTCCACATTGTGGGGGACAAGGCCAAGTGTTTATGAAACAAGGTTTTATGACTTTCTCTCAAACATGTCCACACTGTAACGGTACGGGAAGTGCAGCGACTGAAAGATGTTCAACATGTAAAGGTGATGGATATAAAACTGTAAAAGAGAGTATTTCTATTAAAGTACCTCAAGGTATAGATTCTGGTAACAGACTGAGAGTTTCAGGTAAAGGTAACATAGGTAAAAGAGGAAACCGCGGTGATCTTTACGTAACTTTTGACGTACAGCCCGACAAACACTTTATCCGTGATGATAATGATGTTTATATCGAAATCCCTGTATTTTTTACTCAAGCGATCAAAGGTGATACCCTTACAATCCCGTCACTTACAGGTGAACTGGAGTTAAAACTTGAGTACGGTACTCGTGATAAACAAAGATACACTTTTAGAGGTGAAGGTATAGAGGATGTTCACGGACATGGTAAAGGGAACTTAATTGCCGTTATCAACCTCCAGTATCCAAGTAAATTAAATGATGAGCAATTAGAGTTATTAAACAAACTTCAAGAGTCTTTCGGAGTTGAGTCAAAACCGCATGAAGGTGTACTCGATTCAGTAATCGATAAAATGAAAAGTTGGTTTAAGTAG
- the mltA gene encoding murein transglycosylase A: MNRAIVLIIITTLFFGCSQKNLKQEVEVMQKSSFDALPQSFTNEDFQNVLELFQENCQAKRTLKLYPKLCEKSLEVENPRNFILQNFQPYKLNNEKGEGLLTGYYLASINGSLEKTDVYKYPVYKTPVDLVSVNLSEIYPELKHYRLRGRLVEGKVIPYYSRSEAENIEAPVLCYCDSKIDKFFLEIQGSGKVYLDDNTTMYIGYDNQNGRKYKAIGRYLVAQGEMKIEDVSMQSIRAWLESHPKRIDEVLNYNDSMVFFRKKAKGAYGALGIKLTPMRSVAVDRKYIKLGSMLYLDADLEDRKISKIVFAQDTGGAIKGSVRADFFTGFGTEAEELAGKLKAPLKLWVFLPKEEKKERDE, encoded by the coding sequence ATGAATAGAGCTATAGTTTTAATTATTATCACAACACTGTTTTTTGGATGTTCTCAAAAAAATCTCAAGCAAGAGGTTGAAGTGATGCAAAAAAGTAGTTTTGATGCATTACCTCAAAGTTTTACCAATGAGGATTTTCAAAATGTTTTAGAACTTTTTCAAGAGAATTGTCAAGCAAAAAGAACACTGAAGCTTTATCCTAAGTTATGTGAAAAATCTTTAGAAGTTGAGAATCCGAGAAACTTTATATTGCAAAACTTTCAGCCTTATAAGTTAAACAATGAAAAGGGCGAGGGGTTATTAACAGGATATTATTTAGCAAGTATAAACGGTTCTTTGGAAAAAACAGATGTTTATAAATATCCGGTCTATAAAACACCGGTAGATTTGGTAAGTGTTAATCTCTCTGAAATCTATCCCGAATTAAAACATTACAGACTTCGCGGCCGCCTGGTTGAGGGCAAAGTGATCCCTTACTATAGCAGATCGGAAGCTGAAAATATAGAAGCTCCCGTACTTTGTTACTGTGATTCTAAAATAGATAAGTTCTTTTTGGAGATTCAAGGTTCCGGAAAAGTGTATCTTGATGATAACACTACCATGTACATAGGATACGATAATCAAAACGGCCGTAAGTATAAGGCGATCGGAAGATATCTGGTAGCTCAGGGTGAGATGAAAATAGAAGATGTATCGATGCAGAGTATAAGAGCCTGGCTTGAATCTCATCCCAAACGTATTGATGAAGTATTAAACTATAACGATTCAATGGTGTTTTTTAGAAAAAAAGCAAAAGGGGCGTACGGGGCACTCGGCATAAAACTTACACCCATGCGCTCGGTTGCAGTCGATCGTAAATATATAAAATTGGGATCTATGTTATACTTAGATGCTGATTTAGAGGATAGAAAAATTAGCAAAATTGTCTTTGCACAAGATACCGGTGGAGCGATTAAAGGGAGTGTAAGAGCCGACTTTTTTACAGGCTTCGGAACAGAAGCCGAGGAGCTTGCCGGTAAGTTAAAGGCACCGCTGAAATTATGGGTATTTTTACCAAAAGAAGAGAAAAAAGAGAGAGATGAATAG
- the recR gene encoding recombination mediator RecR has product MNSSLDKFNRLVDALQELPTIGKKSATRLAYFMIMNDTYAGMKIAHAIEDALGSLKKCRICGGMSEDEICHICSDENRDTTLLCMVENAKDILLLEENGLFEGKYFVLESLEELSVSHLEDIVKNGVEEILFALTPSIANDAVILYIEDKLSHYNVHFSRIAQGVPTGVSLENIDLLSLTRALEDRVRV; this is encoded by the coding sequence ATGAATAGTTCATTAGATAAATTTAACCGTTTAGTTGATGCCCTCCAAGAGTTACCCACTATCGGAAAAAAATCAGCTACACGACTTGCATATTTTATGATCATGAACGATACATATGCAGGGATGAAGATAGCCCATGCTATCGAAGATGCTCTGGGTTCTTTAAAGAAATGCAGAATATGCGGCGGGATGAGTGAAGATGAGATCTGCCATATCTGTTCAGATGAAAATCGTGATACTACTTTGCTATGTATGGTCGAAAACGCAAAAGATATTTTACTGCTTGAAGAGAACGGTCTTTTTGAAGGGAAGTATTTTGTTTTAGAAAGTTTAGAGGAGTTGAGTGTCTCTCATTTAGAAGATATAGTGAAAAACGGGGTGGAAGAGATCTTGTTTGCCCTTACACCTTCTATTGCAAACGATGCAGTGATTTTATATATTGAAGATAAGTTAAGCCACTATAATGTCCATTTCTCGAGAATTGCTCAGGGTGTTCCAACCGGAGTTAGTTTGGAAAATATCGATCTTTTATCTTTAACAAGAGCTTTAGAGGATAGGGTGAGAGTATAA
- a CDS encoding phospholipase A — MKYILVLLLVCNALLAEEDLRDEQWFSGSDLEAYKVNYFCPASYRDKSYTSFIKDTEYKHTEVEVQISIKYNVAKNIFGLGGKYYASYSQHAFWQLYTTSKPFRENIYNPELFARYDIKSLNIEHLDSLQLGYEHQSNGNPDTTYTTVDGEAIGNISRGINTLYATVGLIHGNLHTDLRVWYPIFSLEDNPDIMDYIGYTGLGVKYFAGEEVFSMDLRGNLATKKGSVEVAYAYPVGRAVNLYFKVFSGYTETLIDYKNYVNKFSIGFSFSR, encoded by the coding sequence ATGAAATATATACTGGTATTACTTCTTGTTTGCAATGCACTTTTAGCAGAAGAGGATCTTAGAGATGAACAATGGTTTAGCGGTTCAGACTTAGAAGCATACAAAGTAAACTATTTTTGTCCGGCTTCCTATAGAGACAAAAGTTATACTTCTTTTATAAAAGATACGGAATATAAACATACTGAGGTTGAAGTCCAGATCAGTATTAAATATAATGTTGCAAAAAATATATTTGGTTTAGGGGGAAAATATTATGCCTCATACTCTCAACATGCATTTTGGCAGCTTTATACAACTTCAAAACCTTTTCGTGAAAATATATATAACCCGGAACTATTTGCACGCTACGATATAAAAAGCTTGAATATAGAACACCTAGATAGCCTGCAACTCGGATATGAACACCAATCTAACGGAAATCCGGATACTACATATACGACAGTAGACGGAGAAGCAATCGGTAATATCTCAAGGGGGATAAATACTCTTTACGCAACTGTAGGGTTGATACATGGAAATCTGCATACGGATTTAAGAGTTTGGTATCCTATTTTTTCATTAGAAGATAATCCTGATATTATGGATTATATAGGTTACACAGGTTTAGGTGTAAAATACTTCGCCGGTGAAGAAGTGTTTTCAATGGATCTAAGAGGAAATTTAGCGACAAAAAAGGGTTCTGTCGAAGTGGCTTATGCATATCCGGTTGGACGTGCAGTTAATCTCTACTTTAAAGTTTTTAGCGGTTATACAGAAACTTTAATCGACTATAAAAATTATGTCAATAAGTTTTCTATAGGTTTTAGTTTCTCAAGATAA
- a CDS encoding shikimate dehydrogenase — MQLFSIFGNPVSHSRSPLMHNTVFKNMGYEGCYTRTHLLDGEKLKETFFDLKLSGANVTVPHKEAAYAACDEVRGFAQKVGVVNTLINENGKLIGYNTDADGFMFSIEEFKNIKKVLIIGAGGTAKALSMKFLEEGLDVSVLNRSAGRLEFFSSIGCKVFTWDDFKVSEFDLVVNTTSAGLSDNNLPAPKEMIEDILSHTRYAADAIYGKLTPFLQLSQEKKIPFKDGVDMLLGQGVLANELFTNFALKKEDIKEQMQKSFLY, encoded by the coding sequence ATGCAACTTTTTTCTATATTCGGCAATCCGGTTTCCCACTCACGAAGCCCTTTAATGCACAACACTGTTTTTAAAAACATGGGCTACGAAGGGTGCTATACTCGCACTCACTTATTAGACGGTGAAAAACTCAAAGAAACTTTTTTCGATCTCAAACTAAGCGGTGCAAATGTAACTGTTCCGCATAAAGAGGCAGCCTATGCAGCGTGTGATGAAGTAAGAGGCTTTGCACAAAAAGTAGGTGTTGTAAATACTTTGATCAATGAAAACGGTAAGCTGATCGGTTATAATACCGATGCAGACGGTTTTATGTTTAGCATTGAAGAGTTTAAAAACATCAAAAAAGTACTTATTATCGGTGCAGGCGGTACTGCAAAAGCACTTAGTATGAAGTTTCTCGAAGAAGGTTTAGATGTTAGTGTTCTAAACCGTTCTGCAGGACGTCTTGAGTTTTTCAGCTCTATTGGATGTAAAGTCTTTACATGGGATGACTTTAAAGTCTCAGAGTTTGATCTTGTAGTCAATACAACCAGTGCGGGTTTATCTGATAATAATCTTCCGGCTCCAAAAGAGATGATCGAAGATATCCTTAGCCATACACGTTATGCAGCTGATGCTATCTACGGAAAACTAACACCTTTTTTACAACTCTCACAAGAGAAGAAAATCCCTTTTAAAGACGGTGTAGATATGCTTTTAGGACAAGGGGTACTTGCTAATGAGTTATTTACAAACTTTGCCCTGAAAAAAGAGGATATCAAAGAGCAGATGCAAAAAAGCTTTCTCTATTAA
- a CDS encoding anthranilate synthase component I family protein — protein MIHNKQFTLDQLAPIAVYSKIKEFFEGEITYLFESASQSEGNYSFICIGARERLQYINDQTVYTDQNGTKHTKDENPFTFLKNYYAKIDSSIYKEIARELNIGYVDGFIGYIGYDMVKVFEPVLKPYMDNLEDELDTPDLDLILPKMVLVYSHKNNKITLVSTLEDYAKQFDDLENHLKSTYVYKHRVHNIGDDKGSFAHTKEKFFDMIAKSKEMIKSGDVFQILMTNRFTRNIKVDPFSFYRILRAKNPSPYMFLMEYEDFSIVGSSPEVMVRLDEGELLLRPIAGTRKRGKTKERDKELEEELLADPKELAEHLMLIDLGRNDVGRVAKTGSVKVENMMHIERYSHVMHIVSDVVAELQEDKDMFDLFMATFTAGTMTGAPKIRAMELIAEYEGLKRGFYSGSIGYFGFDGNMDSAITIRTALVKPEKVVLQAGAGVVADSIDELEYLEVKNKLGALIHSLEDLDKN, from the coding sequence TTGATACATAATAAACAGTTTACGTTAGACCAGCTAGCACCCATAGCGGTCTATTCAAAAATAAAAGAATTTTTTGAGGGTGAGATTACATATTTATTTGAAAGTGCCAGTCAAAGCGAAGGTAATTACAGCTTTATATGTATAGGTGCAAGAGAAAGATTACAGTATATTAATGATCAAACAGTTTATACTGATCAAAACGGCACTAAACATACAAAAGATGAGAACCCTTTTACATTTTTAAAAAACTATTATGCAAAGATAGACTCTTCAATCTATAAAGAGATAGCAAGAGAACTTAATATCGGTTATGTAGACGGTTTTATCGGTTACATCGGTTACGATATGGTAAAAGTGTTTGAACCTGTTCTCAAGCCTTATATGGATAATCTTGAAGATGAGCTAGATACTCCCGATCTTGACCTGATTCTGCCGAAAATGGTACTTGTCTATTCACATAAAAACAACAAGATAACACTTGTTTCTACTTTAGAAGATTATGCAAAGCAGTTTGATGATCTTGAAAACCATCTCAAATCAACTTACGTATATAAACACCGTGTACACAATATCGGTGATGACAAGGGAAGTTTTGCCCATACTAAAGAGAAGTTCTTTGATATGATCGCGAAATCAAAAGAGATGATTAAATCGGGTGATGTTTTTCAGATCCTTATGACAAACCGCTTTACAAGAAACATCAAAGTTGATCCATTTAGTTTTTACCGAATTTTACGTGCAAAAAATCCATCTCCATATATGTTTTTAATGGAGTACGAAGATTTTAGTATCGTGGGTTCTTCACCTGAAGTTATGGTAAGACTTGATGAGGGTGAATTATTGCTCCGCCCTATTGCAGGTACTAGAAAACGCGGTAAAACAAAAGAGCGCGACAAGGAACTTGAAGAGGAGCTCTTAGCTGATCCAAAAGAGTTAGCTGAACACCTTATGCTTATCGATTTAGGTCGTAACGATGTTGGACGTGTAGCAAAGACAGGAAGCGTAAAAGTTGAGAATATGATGCATATTGAACGTTATTCTCACGTTATGCATATCGTATCTGATGTTGTAGCCGAACTTCAAGAAGATAAAGATATGTTTGACCTTTTTATGGCAACATTCACGGCAGGGACAATGACGGGAGCACCAAAAATTCGTGCAATGGAGCTTATTGCCGAGTATGAGGGACTTAAACGCGGTTTTTACAGTGGAAGTATAGGTTACTTCGGGTTTGACGGGAATATGGATAGTGCCATTACAATTAGAACTGCCCTTGTAAAACCTGAAAAAGTGGTACTACAAGCTGGTGCAGGTGTTGTTGCCGACAGTATCGATGAGTTAGAGTATCTTGAAGTAAAAAACAAACTCGGAGCACTTATCCACTCTTTAGAGGACTTAGATAAAAACTGA